The genomic stretch AGGAGATGGACCCGCAGGTCACGCTGCCGACGGTGCGCTGGCACATGGTGGGATCGCTGCAGCGCAACAAGGTCAAGAAGTGCGTGGAGGTCTCCCGACTCATCCACTCGATCGATTCGCTGCGCATCGCCGAGGAGGTGCAGGAGGCCTCGACGCGCCGCCCCGCCCGCACCGAGGTGCTGCTGGAGGTGAATGTCTCCGGCGACAGCAACAAGCACGGCATCTCGCCGCCGGCCGTGAAGCACATGGTTGATCAGCTTTCCACCATGCCCAACCTGAAGCCGCGCGGCTTGATGTGCATGGGTCCGCTCGAAGGCGGAGTCGCCGCGGCCCGCGAAACTTTTCTGCGCTGCCGCGAACTCTTCGAGGAGGTGCGCGGCTCGGGCGCAGGCGGCGACCGCTTCGACATTCTCTCCATGGGCATGAGCGGCGACTTCGAGATGGCCATCGAGTGCGGCAGCAACATGGTCCGCGTCGGCTCGGCCGTCATCGGCGAGCCGCAGGTCTCCGAGTCCGGCGAAGATTGATCATGGGCTCGAATTGGTGGGATCGGCTCCGCGGAAAATTCCTGGCCTTTGAGGGCGCGGATGGAAGCGGCAAGTCCACGCAGATCGCGCGGCTGGAGCGTTTCTGCCGCGACAAGAACCTCAAGATGCTCACGGTGCGCGAGCCGGGCGGCACCGTCATC from Planctomycetota bacterium encodes the following:
- a CDS encoding YggS family pyridoxal phosphate-dependent enzyme, with translation MGETAASIPLDAAHVTALRERLNSVRQRVDAAVKKSGQKPGSVVLIVVTKTASIEQIREMVNMGQVDFGENRVQQLSQRAATIGEWLSRRKEMDPQVTLPTVRWHMVGSLQRNKVKKCVEVSRLIHSIDSLRIAEEVQEASTRRPARTEVLLEVNVSGDSNKHGISPPAVKHMVDQLSTMPNLKPRGLMCMGPLEGGVAAARETFLRCRELFEEVRGSGAGGDRFDILSMGMSGDFEMAIECGSNMVRVGSAVIGEPQVSESGED